A portion of the Mycobacterium paraseoulense genome contains these proteins:
- a CDS encoding nitric oxide reductase activation protein NorD translates to MLASALAGRAVAVAEVRPGEPSWTDGQTIHIDAGAGARGQLEAVAVQASMIAAGSLDPDAMRRLLRRPRVAKRYLAVEGHRALTANADLLPGVLASLADPATARRSDSPAASLRIANGRTPIGDAAPEFGVIRAAKVLAACARAADQQDKEDPRHVPRRQGTNDLEELDDGETDDSDDPDMFTSPVGGGGFIGKWLKKMLSSARKTGSGGGPPGADTPTHRTNSAQRGLHAVTSLAATSSEDGEDQPTSADGVTYPEWDGGRKMYRPAWCTVREVEVEIKPSATHAIEAAISVRRPLSRLGMGLHRRHRQTQGDDIDIDAAVEARVEVLAGSVPDEAVYLDSLRRRRDLSVLLLLDVSGSAAEPGTVGRTVHEQQRTAAANLTIALHDLGDRVALYAYCSQGRRAVHMMPVKRFDDHLDARVMRRLNSLEPGAYSRLGAAIRHGSAVLEARGGTSRRLLVVLSDGLAYDHGYERAYGAADARRALTEARRRGTGCVCLTVGAGTDVQSLRRVFGSAAHATIARPDQLAGVIGPLFRSALRSAEVRRRVS, encoded by the coding sequence ATGCTGGCATCCGCGCTGGCGGGCCGGGCCGTGGCGGTCGCCGAAGTGCGTCCGGGCGAACCGTCATGGACCGACGGCCAGACCATCCACATCGATGCCGGTGCGGGCGCCCGCGGGCAGCTTGAAGCCGTTGCCGTGCAGGCGTCGATGATCGCGGCCGGCAGCCTGGATCCGGACGCGATGCGCCGCCTGCTGCGCCGCCCCCGGGTGGCCAAGCGTTACCTGGCGGTGGAAGGTCACCGTGCGCTCACCGCCAACGCCGACCTGCTGCCCGGTGTTCTGGCGTCGCTGGCCGACCCCGCCACCGCGCGGCGCAGCGATTCGCCCGCGGCTTCGCTGCGAATCGCCAACGGGCGGACGCCGATCGGCGATGCGGCACCCGAATTCGGTGTCATCCGCGCGGCGAAGGTGCTGGCCGCCTGCGCCCGGGCCGCCGACCAGCAGGACAAGGAAGACCCCCGACACGTACCGAGGCGCCAGGGCACCAACGACCTGGAGGAACTCGACGACGGCGAGACCGACGATTCGGACGATCCAGACATGTTCACCAGCCCGGTGGGCGGCGGCGGTTTCATCGGCAAGTGGCTGAAGAAGATGCTCTCGTCGGCGCGCAAGACCGGGAGCGGTGGGGGACCGCCCGGTGCGGACACCCCGACGCATCGGACCAACTCCGCCCAGCGCGGATTGCATGCGGTGACGTCGCTGGCCGCCACGTCGAGCGAGGACGGCGAGGACCAGCCGACGTCCGCGGACGGCGTCACCTACCCGGAATGGGACGGCGGGCGAAAGATGTACCGGCCCGCGTGGTGCACCGTGCGCGAGGTGGAGGTGGAGATCAAACCGTCGGCGACGCACGCGATCGAAGCCGCGATCAGCGTGCGCCGCCCGCTGTCCCGGCTCGGGATGGGCCTGCACCGCCGCCACCGGCAGACACAGGGCGACGACATCGACATCGACGCGGCGGTCGAGGCCCGCGTCGAGGTGCTGGCGGGGTCGGTGCCCGACGAGGCGGTGTATCTCGACAGCCTGCGGCGCCGGCGAGATCTGTCGGTGCTCCTTCTGCTCGATGTGTCGGGGTCGGCCGCCGAGCCCGGCACGGTCGGGCGCACGGTGCACGAGCAACAGCGCACGGCGGCCGCCAACCTCACCATCGCGCTGCACGACCTGGGTGACCGGGTCGCGCTCTACGCCTATTGCTCGCAGGGCCGGCGCGCGGTGCACATGATGCCGGTCAAGCGGTTCGACGATCACCTCGACGCCCGAGTCATGCGACGGCTCAACAGCCTTGAGCCGGGCGCGTATTCGCGCCTGGGCGCGGCCATCCGGCACGGGTCGGCGGTGCTGGAGGCGCGCGGCGGGACTTCGCGGCGGCTGCTGGTGGTGCTGTCCGATGGACTGGCCTACGACCACGGCTACGAGCGGGCCTACGGTGCCGCCGATGCGCGCCGCGCCTTGACCGAGGCCCGCCGCCGCGGCACCGGCTGCGTATGCCTGACCGTCGGCGCGGGTACCGACGTGCAGTCGTTGCGCCGGGTGTTCGGTAGCGCCGCGCATGCCACGATCGCGCGCCCGGACCAACTCGCCGGCGTGATCGGCCCGCTGTTCCGGTCCGCGCTGCGCTCGGCCGAGGTCCGGCGCCGGGTGTCGTGA
- a CDS encoding CbbQ/NirQ/NorQ/GpvN family protein, with translation MANESGLVHRNGAMPGAEGSRPYYRAIGGEEAIFKAAYRQGLALVLKGPTGCGKTRFVEAMAHDLGRPLITVACHDDLTTADLVGRYLLQGDETVWVDGPLTRAVREGAICYLDEVVEARQDTTVVLHPLADHRRQLPIERLGVTLDAAPGFGLVVSYNPGYQSVLKDLKDSTRQRMVAIEFGFPAADVEEGIVAHEAGVDGATAAELVRLGQAIRRLETGGLREVASTRVLIAAGRLVAEGLTMREAARAAIAGPLTDDMAVGRALGEMIEIYLGGAAE, from the coding sequence ATGGCCAACGAGTCCGGGCTGGTGCACCGGAACGGCGCGATGCCCGGGGCTGAGGGGTCGCGTCCCTACTACCGGGCGATCGGCGGCGAGGAAGCCATTTTCAAGGCGGCGTACCGCCAGGGTCTGGCCCTCGTCCTGAAGGGGCCCACGGGGTGTGGCAAGACCCGATTCGTCGAGGCCATGGCCCACGATCTCGGCCGGCCGCTCATCACGGTCGCCTGCCATGACGACCTCACCACCGCCGACCTGGTCGGCCGGTACCTACTGCAGGGCGACGAAACCGTGTGGGTGGACGGGCCGCTGACGCGCGCCGTGCGCGAAGGGGCGATCTGCTACCTCGACGAGGTGGTGGAGGCCCGCCAGGACACCACCGTGGTCCTGCACCCGCTCGCCGATCACCGGCGGCAGCTGCCGATCGAGCGGCTCGGTGTCACGCTGGACGCGGCGCCCGGCTTCGGCCTGGTGGTGTCCTACAACCCCGGCTACCAGAGCGTGCTGAAAGACCTCAAGGATTCGACCCGGCAGCGGATGGTCGCCATCGAATTCGGTTTTCCCGCAGCCGATGTCGAAGAGGGGATCGTCGCGCACGAGGCCGGCGTGGACGGTGCCACCGCCGCGGAACTGGTGCGCTTAGGGCAGGCCATCCGCCGGCTGGAAACCGGCGGGCTGCGCGAGGTCGCGTCGACCCGCGTGCTGATCGCCGCGGGCAGGCTGGTAGCGGAGGGGCTCACCATGCGCGAGGCGGCCCGGGCCGCGATCGCGGGGCCGCTGACCGACGACATGGCGGTGGGCAGGGCCCTGGGCGAGATGATCGAGATCTATCTGGGCGGAGCGGCCGAATGA
- a CDS encoding ABC transporter substrate-binding protein has product MSYESSAEPIKVGYLMDFTLPPGFPEELMASFTRCFDLIFEEAVEQGLLDRPVQMIYREVEGLPKGSVKAVIDAFGELVDEGCLVVFGPHITDNCVPTREAIEERFKVPAISVTGTDDWLGEWTFAFPQGSMTDEPIFIADLVAKRGFSEIGVLVEQNLIGESYLKNLRSACRRNGIRIVAEAPIAQTAQDINDAVRALHEAKSQAIVHLGFGFGIVFINPALEAVNWDPPRFTTTAFQNAWVNPIMWNAFMGWVGVDQYDEANRLGQEFLDRYATKYDGSRPEYCVVVVNHDVAATLVRAFADAHPLSPRGVKEALERVKMMPAASGSPGTRVSFGKWTRRAWMGAGYLVARTLDADGTNSHLVDRFGE; this is encoded by the coding sequence ATGTCCTACGAAAGCAGCGCTGAGCCGATCAAGGTCGGCTACCTGATGGACTTCACGCTGCCACCGGGATTCCCCGAAGAACTGATGGCGAGTTTCACGCGGTGCTTCGACCTGATCTTCGAAGAGGCCGTCGAACAGGGCCTGCTCGATCGTCCGGTGCAAATGATTTACCGCGAGGTGGAGGGTCTACCCAAAGGTTCGGTCAAGGCCGTCATCGACGCGTTCGGCGAGCTTGTCGACGAGGGCTGCCTGGTGGTGTTCGGACCGCACATCACCGACAACTGCGTGCCCACCCGCGAGGCGATCGAGGAGCGGTTCAAGGTGCCGGCGATCAGCGTCACCGGCACGGATGACTGGCTGGGCGAGTGGACCTTCGCCTTCCCGCAGGGCTCGATGACCGACGAGCCGATCTTCATCGCCGACCTCGTCGCCAAACGCGGATTCTCCGAAATCGGAGTCCTCGTGGAGCAGAACCTGATCGGCGAGAGCTACCTGAAGAACCTGCGAAGCGCATGCCGGCGCAACGGGATTCGCATCGTCGCGGAAGCGCCTATCGCCCAGACCGCGCAGGACATCAACGATGCCGTCCGCGCGCTGCACGAAGCCAAGTCTCAGGCGATCGTGCATCTGGGTTTCGGCTTCGGCATCGTCTTCATCAACCCCGCGCTGGAAGCCGTGAATTGGGATCCACCGCGATTCACCACCACGGCTTTCCAGAACGCCTGGGTGAACCCGATCATGTGGAATGCGTTCATGGGGTGGGTCGGGGTCGATCAGTACGACGAGGCGAACCGGCTCGGTCAGGAATTCCTCGACCGTTACGCAACGAAATACGATGGCAGCCGTCCCGAATATTGCGTGGTGGTGGTCAACCACGACGTGGCCGCCACCCTCGTCCGCGCGTTCGCCGACGCTCACCCGCTCAGCCCGCGCGGCGTCAAGGAAGCGCTGGAGCGGGTGAAGATGATGCCCGCCGCCTCGGGCTCGCCGGGCACCCGCGTCTCCTTCGGGAAATGGACTCGCCGCGCGTGGATGGGCGCCGGCTATCTGGTGGCCCGGACCCTGGATGCCGACGGCACCAACTCCCACCTGGTCGATCGCTTCGGAGAGTGA
- a CDS encoding acyl-CoA dehydrogenase family protein, whose product MDFSYPAGVEQFRIELRDWLSKNLTDELVAARRPSGRDDAAFELLRAWSATMADAGWAAVSWPREYGGRGATVLEQLVYTEETTRARAPMPLNVIGLNNIAPAIMQYGTESQKLTLLPRMMRADDIWCQGMSEPEAGSDLAALRTRAVRDGDDFVVNGQKIWTSLGHRADWCQLYVRTDPEAPKHKGISCLIVDMTLPGIEVRPLVTLNGDADFAEVFFHDVRVPADALLGPLNAGWRVATTTLSHERAGAARLYAEMQVRLEELADDIAAHTDALGDPVTLRRLGEIALRIKYLEVLCQRSISATLHGGDAFGSASLAKTVWGEIGQDMAALAFDVLGTSGAGAPWANYRLTSRSLTIAGGTSQINKNITAQRVLGLPRT is encoded by the coding sequence GTGGACTTTTCATATCCGGCGGGCGTGGAGCAGTTCCGCATCGAGCTGCGCGACTGGCTATCGAAGAACCTGACCGACGAGCTGGTGGCCGCCCGTCGGCCCTCCGGACGCGATGACGCCGCGTTCGAGCTGCTGCGCGCGTGGAGCGCGACGATGGCCGATGCGGGCTGGGCCGCGGTCTCGTGGCCTCGCGAGTACGGCGGCCGCGGCGCGACGGTTCTCGAGCAACTCGTCTACACCGAGGAAACCACGCGCGCTCGAGCGCCCATGCCGCTCAATGTCATTGGGCTGAATAACATCGCGCCGGCCATCATGCAATACGGAACCGAGTCACAGAAGCTCACGCTACTCCCCCGCATGATGCGCGCCGACGACATCTGGTGCCAAGGGATGTCGGAACCCGAAGCGGGGTCCGATCTCGCGGCACTGCGCACCCGCGCGGTGCGCGATGGTGACGACTTCGTCGTCAACGGCCAGAAGATCTGGACGTCGCTCGGGCATCGGGCGGATTGGTGCCAGCTATACGTGCGCACCGATCCCGAAGCGCCCAAGCACAAGGGCATCTCCTGCCTGATCGTCGACATGACACTGCCCGGCATCGAAGTCCGCCCGCTGGTGACGCTCAACGGCGACGCCGATTTCGCCGAGGTCTTCTTTCACGACGTGCGCGTGCCCGCCGACGCGTTGCTCGGGCCACTGAACGCGGGCTGGCGGGTGGCCACCACCACGCTCAGTCACGAGCGCGCCGGCGCCGCCCGGCTGTACGCCGAAATGCAGGTTCGGCTTGAGGAATTGGCCGACGACATCGCCGCGCACACCGACGCGCTCGGTGATCCCGTGACATTGCGGCGCCTCGGTGAAATCGCGCTTCGCATCAAGTATCTGGAAGTCCTGTGCCAGAGGTCGATCTCGGCCACGCTGCACGGCGGAGACGCGTTCGGTTCGGCCAGCCTCGCCAAGACCGTGTGGGGGGAAATCGGGCAGGACATGGCGGCACTGGCCTTCGACGTGCTGGGCACGAGCGGCGCCGGC
- a CDS encoding SDR family NAD(P)-dependent oxidoreductase has translation MIDFTGQVAVVTGAGRGLGRLYALDLARRGAAVVVNDIGGSMRGEGTDSRVADDVVDQIKRAGGTAIASYDSVDSPAGGQAIIDAAVEAFGRLDAVISNAGIFGTVAFEDLSLDDWARMLRVHLDGGFYLSQPAYRVMRNNGGGRFVFISSSAGIFGQPMEAHYAAAKAGLVGLTNVIAIEGEAHGIVANSVMPTGFSRMVTETVGDEKFLAESGFMQAIRPELVVPLVTFLASSACTFTHRNYSAAAGRYARVFVGLSEGWLADAASQPTAEDIQAHLEQISSTEKFVVPASIVDEVLEVCARRGVSAMPGEADVAFPEPRGS, from the coding sequence GTGATTGACTTCACCGGGCAGGTCGCGGTCGTCACGGGCGCGGGCCGCGGACTCGGTCGGCTGTACGCGTTGGACCTGGCGCGCCGCGGCGCCGCGGTGGTGGTCAATGACATCGGGGGCTCGATGCGCGGCGAGGGCACGGACTCCCGCGTCGCCGACGACGTGGTCGACCAGATCAAGAGGGCCGGTGGCACCGCGATCGCCTCCTACGACTCCGTCGACAGCCCAGCGGGCGGCCAGGCGATCATCGACGCGGCCGTCGAGGCGTTCGGGCGGCTGGACGCGGTCATCAGCAACGCCGGCATTTTCGGCACCGTCGCCTTCGAGGACCTCTCACTTGACGACTGGGCCCGGATGCTGCGGGTGCATCTCGACGGCGGTTTCTATCTGTCCCAGCCCGCGTACCGCGTGATGAGGAACAACGGGGGCGGCCGGTTCGTGTTCATCTCGTCGTCCGCCGGGATCTTCGGTCAGCCGATGGAGGCCCACTACGCGGCGGCGAAGGCGGGCCTGGTCGGGTTGACGAACGTGATCGCGATCGAGGGCGAGGCGCACGGCATCGTCGCGAACTCCGTTATGCCGACCGGCTTCTCACGCATGGTGACCGAGACCGTCGGCGACGAGAAGTTCCTCGCCGAATCCGGATTCATGCAGGCCATCAGGCCAGAGCTCGTGGTGCCGCTGGTGACCTTCCTGGCCAGCAGCGCGTGCACGTTCACCCACCGCAATTATTCGGCCGCCGCCGGCCGCTACGCGCGCGTGTTCGTCGGCCTGAGCGAGGGTTGGCTCGCGGACGCCGCGAGCCAACCGACGGCCGAAGACATCCAGGCGCACCTCGAGCAGATCTCGTCGACGGAGAAGTTCGTCGTGCCCGCGTCGATCGTGGACGAGGTGCTCGAGGTATGCGCACGACGCGGCGTGAGCGCGATGCCGGGCGAGGCCGATGTCGCCTTCCCCGAACCACGGGGGAGCTGA
- a CDS encoding spirocyclase AveC family protein, protein MSTDQSESPVAQEQSASPRHTEKRGWGGWIAGAALAAFALFFIANCRVALDPRVANPNVQGRPRPVRFIFGLDYITFLHISTVIMLLVLLAVFVRGWRRNPGSPVMLMFLCTTLIVWQDPIMNWAPFAVYNPDLIHWPESWPLVSLSPTVEPFVVFGYVTFYFGPYFPAIWILRKLQAKYGPTAFVSRHPLISLGLLTCVIGFVFDAWLEIQLVHMGMYIYSQVIPWGSVFTGTTFQFPLIWESFSVTFVMVPAAILCYRDDTGKSVAEKLAAKAKIFPTRPVLGTFLVMFAIINVSYFAYGAWFWIIKVSHAATSVACPWPYPEAKVYDPQGYYEKAGAQGPYSVGIWSTWASGEPNGRPHVDPPPPGVGACATPSAHG, encoded by the coding sequence ATGAGCACCGACCAATCCGAATCGCCGGTGGCGCAGGAGCAATCCGCGTCGCCACGGCATACCGAGAAGCGCGGCTGGGGCGGCTGGATCGCCGGGGCCGCGCTGGCGGCGTTCGCGCTCTTCTTCATCGCGAATTGCCGCGTCGCCCTCGACCCGCGAGTCGCCAACCCGAATGTGCAGGGGCGGCCCCGTCCGGTGCGGTTCATCTTCGGACTGGACTACATCACCTTCCTGCACATCTCCACCGTCATCATGCTGCTCGTCCTGCTCGCGGTGTTCGTCAGGGGCTGGCGCCGCAATCCGGGCAGCCCGGTGATGCTGATGTTCCTGTGCACCACTCTGATCGTGTGGCAGGACCCGATCATGAACTGGGCCCCGTTCGCCGTGTACAACCCCGACCTCATCCACTGGCCGGAGTCCTGGCCGCTGGTGTCACTATCGCCCACCGTCGAGCCGTTCGTCGTCTTCGGGTACGTCACTTTCTATTTCGGACCCTACTTCCCGGCGATCTGGATCCTGCGCAAACTGCAGGCCAAGTACGGTCCGACGGCGTTCGTGTCGCGCCACCCGCTGATCAGCCTGGGCCTGCTGACATGTGTGATCGGCTTCGTCTTCGACGCCTGGCTGGAGATTCAGCTCGTCCACATGGGCATGTACATCTACTCCCAGGTGATCCCGTGGGGCTCGGTGTTCACCGGCACGACGTTCCAGTTCCCGCTGATCTGGGAGTCGTTCTCGGTGACCTTCGTGATGGTGCCGGCGGCAATCCTCTGCTACCGCGACGACACCGGTAAATCGGTGGCGGAGAAGCTGGCCGCGAAGGCCAAGATCTTCCCGACGCGTCCGGTGCTCGGCACGTTCCTGGTGATGTTCGCCATCATCAACGTGTCCTACTTCGCCTACGGGGCGTGGTTCTGGATCATCAAGGTCAGCCACGCGGCCACCTCCGTCGCGTGCCCGTGGCCGTACCCCGAGGCGAAAGTGTATGACCCGCAAGGCTATTACGAGAAGGCTGGTGCGCAAGGTCCGTACTCGGTCGGCATCTGGTCGACCTGGGCAAGCGGGGAGCCCAATGGGCGACCCCATGTCGATCCCCCGCCGCCGGGCGTGGGCGCCTGCGCAACCCCGAGCGCGCATGGCTGA